GATTCATGGGGTGGATTCTGTCAGATTGGCGCAAGCATTGCAGAATAAAGTCGAAATCATGGGGGGGCACCAAGACGTGCTCGTACAGGTCAATCTGGCCCAGGAACCGCAGAAAAGCGGCATTTCCGAGACGGATTTGCCAATGCTGGCTGATTTTTTAATGGGTTCAAGGTGTCTGTGTTGGCGTGGGCTCATGCTGATGCCGCCGATTTTTGATGATCCGGAAGGGGCCAGACCTTACTTCGCGGCACTGCGAAGACTTCGGGACAACCTGGAGCGGCGCCACGGAGCGGTACTGCCCGAATTGTCCATGGGCATGACCGGAGATTTCGCCGCGGCCATCGAGGAGGGCGCCACACTGGTTCGTGTTGGTACCAGAATTTTTGGAGCGCGCGCCTGAAACCATGGCGTGGGAGGGATTGGATATCGTATGGATTTAGCAACCGTCATTGGCATGTTGGTCGCTTTTGGTTTGGTTTTCGCTGCCATGGGCAGCAACATTATTCTCTTTTGGGATTTTCCGTCGGTTCTGATTGTTATTGGCGGCACCATCGGCGCGGCTCTCATCACATACCCTCTCAATCATGTGCTGGGCGTCATGCAGGTCATGCGCAAGGCTTTTTTCACCAAGCAAGAAGAGCCGTCGGAAGTCATCGTGAAATTTATTGATTACGCGGGCAAGGTCCGGCGGGAAGGGATTTTGTGCCTGGAGCCCATCCTGAAGGAGGTTTCGGACGATTTTTTACGCAAGGGCTTGCAGCTTACCGTGGACGGGCTGGAGCCCCAAGCCATCCAGGAGATCATGGACACGGAGATTGCAAACCAAGAGGAACGCCACGCCCGTGGTGCCGAGATTTTGCTGTGCTTTGGAGCGTTGGCTCCGGCCATGGGAATGATCGGCACGGTTATTGGATTGGTGCTCATGCTCAAGAACATGAGCGATCCCAGCTCCATCGGCCCGGCCATGGCCGTGGCCTTGCTGACCACTTTTTATGGCGCGCTTTTGGCCAACATCGTGTTCAATCCCATGGCTGGAAAGCTCAAAACCCGCAGCAAGGAAGAGGTCTTGGTCAGAACCATGATCGTCGAAGGCCTCATGTCCTTGTCCAGGGGAGAGAATCCGCGCATCATCGAGGAAAAATTGAACAGTTTCCTGCCACCCAAAACGCGCAAGGCCAGTTCCTGAGCGGAGAGGAGGACCCATGGCGCGAAAGAAAAAGGCTTCGTCCGGAGGCGGGGGAGAAGAAGTCCCGGCCTGGATGATCACTTTTTCAGATCTGACGACCCTGCTGATGACATTTTTTGTGTTGCTGGTGTCCATGGCCTCGCTGACGGATGTTACCAAGCGCAAGGTGGCCTTGGGGTCTGTCTCGGGAAAGTTTGGAACCGGAGCGCCGTCCCTGGACGATTTGACCACCACGCCAGGGAGGGCCGTGGATCCGGGTCCAATCAATATGTTCAAGGACCTGCAGGGGTTAAAAAAACGCGTCTGGGAAGCTCCCAATTCCGATTTACGCTTTGAATACAACGGCTTCATCCAACGCCTGTCCATCAATTCCGATGTGCTTTTTGGTCCCGGTTCCGCGGAGCTCACTCCCGGAGGGCGGCAACTTCTGGATAGCGTGCGCCCGTCGATCCAGGATAGCGCGTATCCTCTTGGTCTGTCTGGCCACACTGCCGGTGGCCGGGATGAATTTGGTCCGGAATATCTGGTTCCAGCGGACCTGAGGGTGGATTTCTCCTGGCGTCTATCCCTGGATCGGGTGCTGGCCGTGTACAGATATTTTGTTGAGTCCGGCATCCCGGCGGACAAATTTCGGATCGAGGCCTTTGGCCGGTATCGCCCCAAGGCTGGAGACGCCACTCTCGCGGATCGGAAAGCCAACCGCAGGGTGGATATCACCCTGGACAAGCGTATTGGTAGTTGGGCGCCGGCCGT
This is a stretch of genomic DNA from Deltaproteobacteria bacterium. It encodes these proteins:
- a CDS encoding flagellar motor protein MotB encodes the protein MARKKKASSGGGGEEVPAWMITFSDLTTLLMTFFVLLVSMASLTDVTKRKVALGSVSGKFGTGAPSLDDLTTTPGRAVDPGPINMFKDLQGLKKRVWEAPNSDLRFEYNGFIQRLSINSDVLFGPGSAELTPGGRQLLDSVRPSIQDSAYPLGLSGHTAGGRDEFGPEYLVPADLRVDFSWRLSLDRVLAVYRYFVESGIPADKFRIEAFGRYRPKAGDATLADRKANRRVDITLDKRIGSWAPAVASEIEKLGKAGASETPKTFRVRDYIFRFDLPE
- a CDS encoding motility protein A; translation: MDLATVIGMLVAFGLVFAAMGSNIILFWDFPSVLIVIGGTIGAALITYPLNHVLGVMQVMRKAFFTKQEEPSEVIVKFIDYAGKVRREGILCLEPILKEVSDDFLRKGLQLTVDGLEPQAIQEIMDTEIANQEERHARGAEILLCFGALAPAMGMIGTVIGLVLMLKNMSDPSSIGPAMAVALLTTFYGALLANIVFNPMAGKLKTRSKEEVLVRTMIVEGLMSLSRGENPRIIEEKLNSFLPPKTRKASS
- a CDS encoding YggS family pyridoxal phosphate-dependent enzyme yields the protein MDSSCLVERWQGVLAEMAEAARRAGRSPADVRLLAVSKFHSAEDIKRLYQAGQRLFGENYIQEAQTKMNVLPADIDWHFIGHVQTNKVKFVVGRFALIHGVDSVRLAQALQNKVEIMGGHQDVLVQVNLAQEPQKSGISETDLPMLADFLMGSRCLCWRGLMLMPPIFDDPEGARPYFAALRRLRDNLERRHGAVLPELSMGMTGDFAAAIEEGATLVRVGTRIFGARA